The genomic DNA gaacataggactgagggaacatagtgATGAGGGAACAAAAtgttgagggaacatagagttTGAGGGAACATAgtgatgagggaacatagggatgagggaacatagagctgagggaacatagtgatgagggaacatagggatgagggaacatagggctgagggaacatagggctgagggaacaaaaggctgagggaacaaaaggctgagggaacatagcgttgagggaacataaagctgaggGGACATAgggatgagggaacatagagcagagggaacataggactgagggaacattGAGCTGAGACAACATAGGGTTGAGGGAACATAgtactgagggaacatagggctgaggaaACATAGAGTTGAGGGAACACAGAGTTAGCGGGAACATAgtgatgagggaacatagggctgagggaacatagagctgagggaacatagtgatgagggaacatagggctgagagAACATAgagatgagggaacatagggctgagggaacatagagttgagggaacatagagcagAGGGAATATAGAGTTgagggaacataaagctgagggaacatagggatgagggaacatagagttGAGCGAACATAgggatgagggaacatagggctgagggaataTAGAGccgagggaacatagggctaagggaacatagggatgaggGAATATAGggatgagggaacataaggctgagggaacatagggttgagggaacatagggctgagggaacatagagttgagggaacatagggctgagggaacatagagcagagggaacataggactgagggaacataggactgagggaacatagtgATGAGGGAACAAAAtgttgagggaacatagagttTGAGGGAACATAgtgatgagggaacatagagctgagggaacatagtgatgagggaacatagggatgagggaacatagggctgagggaacatagggctgagggaacatagcgTTGAGGGAACaaaaggctgagggaacatagcgTTGAGTGAACATAAAGCTGAGGGGACATAgggatgagggaacatagagcagagggaacataggactgagggaacattGAGCTGAGACAACATAGGGTTGAGGGAACATAGTACTGAGGGAACATATGGCTGAGGAAACATAGAGTTGAGGGAACACAGAGTTAGCGGGAACATAgtgatgagggaacatagggctgagggaacatagagctgagggaacatagtgatgagggaacatagggctgagggaacatagagcagagggaacatagggctgagggaacatagagttgagggaacatagggctgagggaacataggggtgagggaacatagggatgagggaacatagggctgagggaacatagggctgagggaacatagcgTTTAGGGAACaaaaggctgagggaacatagggctgagggaacatagggctgagggaacatatggCTGAGGAAACATAGagttgagggaacatagggctgagacAACATAGGGTTGAGGGAACACAGAGTTAGCGGGAACATAgtgatgagggaacatagggctgagggaacatagggctgagggaacatagggctgagggaacaaaatgttgagggaacatagagttTGAGGGAACATAgtgatgagggaacatagagttTGAGGGAACATAgtgatgagggaacatagacCTCTCTGTGACCTCTCTGTGATCTCTGTGACCTGTCAGTGACCTCTCTGTGACCTCTCTGTGACCTCTCTGTGATCTCTGTGACCTGTCTGTGACATCTCTGTGACCTCTCAGTGACCTCTCAGTGACCTCTCTGTGATCTCTGTGACCTGTCTGTGATCTCTGTGACCTTTCTGTGACCTCTTTGTGACCTCTCTGTGATCTCTCTGCAGGGCGACTGTGTCTACAGCATGGTGAGCGACCCCCCTCATTTTCAGGCGAGTCAtcacaaagacaaagagagcgccgcctcacagcagcagcagcagcagcgcccCCCGCTGGTGAGACACACATACTGCAGCTTAAATGATCACAATtcaatcaaatgtatttttttaaattcaattataaaaactaaatcattttaaacacagatgaTTGAGAACCTCATATGTCGTTTGAATATATATGAAAATTTGACCCCAACAAATTCTCATCCCTCTGCCAACACAGGAACtagtctacccccccccccccccccaccaatatatacacacacacattcacactaaaCACCACCAgctactttattattattgtattgagAGAAACATAATTTCAGTCCTCCTGTTCATGTAGCAGgatggacaataaagttgactgaactttgaacttTAATGTTGATCATAAAATCAATTGATCATTAAAGTGAAGTAGATGATGATTGAAAGTCGGGTTTGATGGTgactgaagcagcttttagtcTTGAACAGGAACTGACTGacatgaatgattgaatgatgaatgattGTGAACTCTGCTTTCAGTCTCGTCTCGAGCCGCCGATCGACAAGACTCTGACCGGAGTGAAGAGTTTGACTCTGGAGACTCGCGGTCTGCCCGTCCCCCGTAAGAACCAGGTGAAGATGATCTCCAGCTGCCCGCTGCCTGAGCCGGGTGCCTCGGCGGGCCCGGGCCCCGGCTCCGGCAGCGCCCCCCACCCCCGCCTCAGCCCCAACCTGAGCTCCAGCCCAGACGAGGCGTACTCTAAGATCAACCTGGCGACCACACAGCGGAGTACCAAGCGAGGGAAGAGAGGCGGCGACATGGCGGCGCCCTGCACCCCCCCTGTGATCCCCCCAGAGCCGGAGTACTCGCTCCCGTTCGACACCATCGCCAAGAACGTCATGGCCAACATCATGAACTGCCATCAGGCTCACAGCGGCGAGCAGGGCGCGGACCCGCTGTACGACAGCATCGACGAGATGAAGATCAGAAACATCTTCCCGATCGCCGCCCCCGCCGCCGGGCCGGTTTACGGGAAGCCGGAGCACATCTACGACGAGCCCGAAGGCTGCGCCGCCGCCGCTCAGGcttcctccactcctccctccGTGTACGACGACCCagaggagatgagaagagaCGCCTGGATGATTATGGGGACGACAGCTGATCCTAAAGGTCACGAGTATCCGTACAACCCCCGAGTGGACGACTACGCTGTCCCCAAGCGACCCCAGAGGGCGTTTCTTTCTCCACAGAGCaccaatgaagaagaagaagaaggagaagaggaggaagaagaaagaagagaaggagaaggagaagaagaagaggacaggGGGGAGGAGCCTCAGCAGGAGGAGCGACGGCGAGATTCACCGTACAACAACGTGATGGTGAAAATGTCTTAGAGCGAGAAAAACTACAGATTCGTTATCAATGATTCatcaataatcactgatcatatttacattatcagttcatctgttgattattttctccaagaatcaattcattgtttaatccataaaatgtcagaatgtagaattttattgtattatattatcaaCATATTTGGAGATTAATTTTCCgtcgattgattgattgattgattaattgatcagtCGATTGATTGCCGCAGCATCAGTTAAaagtttcttttctcttcagatCGCAGGAAGTCTGGTTTGTTCTCCATCTTTAGACGATCGATCTTGACTCAGCTGCTTGTTGtggtttttaaataaagaattattataaatgaagaAGAACCTGTCTGAATATTTCACATAATAAACTTAAATTAACATCAGAGCTTTTTATGAGTCgaatatttcatttataatCAGTGGAGCTAATGAACAGACTGGATtgtgtagtatagaagaactttattaattcatcaggatcataaaacacattataaacacTATTTAAACAGGGAAGGGGAGTCAAAAaggtacaaaaacaaacacataataaaCCAGTAATCTAGACATGTGGGGAAGCTACCAAGGTGGGTTTATGCAGCCGAAAATCTAAACTGTGTCGACTCAATGTGACATAATAAACCCTGCAGTGATGGAGTCAGACTGTACGGGTCTGTGCAGTGGAAAAGCATTTACAtttcttcatcaaataaataaattaaacacttATTGACACTTTACCTCTCTGTTCATTCAGAGCTGGGAGTCACTGATGGTGCATTCATGAAAGCTCAGATTGTCACAGTTCTGCTCTTTTCCTGCAACTCTGGTAAATTTCGACTCACCCCAACCCTGCTCCACCCCTGCcagtcagccacacccacctcatcagttaactctgttcacctggactctcagctgcagctcgTCTGTAATCTAGCCAGTATATATACTCCTGTTGTTCATTCACTCTTTGCCAGGTTGTCATTTGCATTTGCTTCATGCCAGACCTTGCAGGTGTCTCTGAGTCTGACTGCAGTGATGGAGAAACATGGTGGAGGTTTCTGGTGtttagtttatactactttatatacagttagctagtttacactactttatatacagttagctagtttacactactttatatacggttagctagtttacactactttatatacagttagctagtttatactactttatatacagttagctagtttatactactttatatacagttagctagtttacactactttatatacagttagctagtttatactactttatacacagttagctagtttatactactttatatacagttagctagtttacactactttatatacagttagctagtttatactactttatatacagttagctagtttacactactttatatacaattagctagtttatactactttatatacagttagctagtttatactactttatatacagttagctagtttatactactttatatacagttagctagtttatactactttatatacagttagctagtttatactactttatatacagttagctagtttatactactttatatacagttagctagtttatactacattatatacagttagctagtttatactactttatatacagttagctagtttatactactttatatacagttagctagtttatactactttatatacagttagctagtttatactactttatatacagttagctagtttatactactttatatacagttagctagtttatactactttatatacagttagctagtttatactactttatatacagtttatatttggtggagctgttaacaactcatagacatctgaactgtgagccaactacacactgctttttgacTGGATTAGAGTGGATGTAATTTGTAAAAGACATCTGATGTCtgactgtattattatatacattacGTGGCGTATgttatgttcacacacacacacacacacacacacacacgtgacttccagtaaatgaaaaagaggaacaagcagacaggaagttgaAGTTACATGTGTTCAGTCAGACGCCATTTCACATCAGaacagaagcaggaaaacagtgtgaggtaggtgagtgttaatatcaggactgtaaataatgattactgtcattattgatcaatctgatgattattgatcacattcattgtttagttgattaaatgtgaaatgacagagtttgaggtgttaaacgttgtttcctgttgttgttttcctggtttgtgcgtcagtaacaaatgcatggactagtttttcagcatcattttgagacaggaagtgtctaattcttgcaatattacgcagatgaaagaaggtagtccttgaaatttgttatatgtgggaattaaaagataaatcctgatcaaatataactcctaggtttcttacagtggtgctggaggccagagtaatgccatccagagtagtccTCCTGTGTGTTTGGAGCTGAACTCTGCTGCAAGCTTCACTGCTTTAATATCATCTTGATGCTTTTGGACTTTGGCTGTGAAGTTATGAGAGTGTGACAGCGTCCTCAGATTGATGATGAaggactgatgaaggagaatcagctgcagcttctctctgtgtttcctctacagGTGAAGGTAGAACCACTCTGTGACCACATGTGGATCTGAATTCACCTGGTGAGTAATTTCTTctttctgacacacagctggatcAACATATATGCatgtcatcagtttttaaacacaagtgAACTATAACTTGCTGCATATGAGCTCTGTAGTGGACAAAGGGTTAGAGTAAAGACTTACtatggctccatctggtggtggaatgaataatgacaggatgttagacagcagtgcagacctgtgtgatgtgcagctggttgtaatgaatgagcatgttgttgtgtttgtgtgaaggtgtttctctgctatggatcagtgtgaggacagagaggagggaatccctccctctaaaagctctctgtgtggggaacatgacagccagaccaaagctcagaggtgagatgaggatctctaactgtccatcactgttctccactcacatcactccaccatcattattcacgctcaaacatctgtgtgtgttttgtattgaaGAACAAAccagcagcacagaccagactctgatgAACTCAGTCGGGTGTCTGTCAAGAATCTGCGGTCGATATTTGAACCAAAGAAGTTCAACGATGGACATAAATCTGCTGGTCAGAGGTAAGAACGTAAAATCTTCTTTCCATCACTCGTAAGAAAATGTTGAAGTCTTTGTCATGAAGTCATGAACacttctcattctttctctgtagtattaaaaacatgaactaCAGCACCACATCATCACATCTAATTATGTATTCCAAAGGTTTGAAATAAGTAAGTTTAATGAAGAATTACAGCCAATTGTTTTCGCTTCCATAGATTGGAACATGTCTGTTAAAGTTACATCGATGTCCAGTTACATGCTGAATCATCAAAGGTTGGCGGTGCGTTTGATGCAGACTTTGGCTGTTGATAAGTTTTCATGTCAAAGGTCTAAAGTTGACACTGAGTTTGGAGACGATCCAGTTTAAAATGTAGGAAGTGTTCATTAAACAAAAAGGCCTGTTGGAGTTAGAGTACGGCTCCAAGAGACATGTTTGTGCATCTAGACATGATATATGTGTCCtatgaatattattatattatgtcaatctggaggaaGAGGCTttaaatctgacattttcatGGGGGCGTAAAGTTCTCCAAAGACTTGAGGCTTTTGTGAGTAATTTGAGGTGGATCTGATCAATCCATACCTGTGAGCAGACAGGTAGGCAGTAAAG from Scomber japonicus isolate fScoJap1 chromosome 9, fScoJap1.pri, whole genome shotgun sequence includes the following:
- the LOC128364349 gene encoding docking protein 2-like, translated to MEEDIRKQGMLFIQQQRFGKKWKRVWCVLYRESTCSISRLEFFECKDGTMEKNDKNLRKQQEHKKVIRLADCIRVSEVEMDGCPRDTGPFLVETTEKIYVFAAERQQLDDWTHKLCEIAFPMNWVEHSTAKRGSLHRGNRVDEDEGMEDNSLYSGRETVRDYRVCVRRTEASDRCRLKGDGVLRAGTDALLLLDKTGDVLFTWPYRYLRRFGRDKSTFSFEAGRRCDSGEGSFEFDTKQGNFLFQAVEAAINLQRISVPHRQTSGGGASVQGPDSPHSLSLPSTLPPVQSRTPPLPQVRTHVSQSSAAKGDCVYSMVSDPPHFQASHHKDKESAASQQQQQQRPPLSRLEPPIDKTLTGVKSLTLETRGLPVPRKNQVKMISSCPLPEPGASAGPGPGSGSAPHPRLSPNLSSSPDEAYSKINLATTQRSTKRGKRGGDMAAPCTPPVIPPEPEYSLPFDTIAKNVMANIMNCHQAHSGEQGADPLYDSIDEMKIRNIFPIAAPAAGPVYGKPEHIYDEPEGCAAAAQASSTPPSVYDDPEEMRRDAWMIMGTTADPKGHEYPYNPRVDDYAVPKRPQRAFLSPQSTNEEEEEGEEEEEERREGEGEEEEDRGEEPQQEERRRDSPYNNVMVKMS